From Crassaminicella indica, one genomic window encodes:
- a CDS encoding NAD(P)-dependent malic enzyme → MNYNELALKMHKENKGKISVESKVALENKDDLSTAYTPGVAEPCRVIHKNKDAVYEYTSKGNMVAVVSDGTAVLGLGDIGAYAAIPVMEGKAVLFKSFAGIDAFPIVLNTKDTDEIVRTIKMIEPMFGGINLEDIAAPRCFEIEKRLNQELDIPVFHDDQHGTAIVVLAGLINGLKLANKRLDDIKVVINGAGSAGIAITRLLLTAGVKDIVLCDKNGAIFDGAEGLNEAQKKIAKVTNLKKQKGNLKDIMKNKDVFIGVSAPNIVTKEMVSSMNENAIVFAMANPVPEIMPEDAKEAGAFIVGTGRSDYPNQINNVLAFPGIFRGALDARAKQITENMKVKASFAIANVLNESELSVEKIIPNPFNKEVAIAVAEAVMKAAKEDGVACI, encoded by the coding sequence ATCAACTATAATGAACTAGCTTTAAAAATGCACAAAGAAAATAAGGGAAAAATTTCAGTAGAAAGTAAAGTAGCTTTGGAAAATAAGGATGATTTATCTACTGCATATACTCCTGGAGTAGCAGAGCCTTGCAGAGTGATTCATAAAAATAAAGATGCTGTTTATGAGTATACTTCAAAGGGAAATATGGTAGCAGTAGTGAGCGATGGAACAGCTGTTTTAGGGCTAGGGGATATAGGTGCTTATGCAGCGATTCCTGTTATGGAAGGAAAGGCAGTACTTTTTAAAAGCTTTGCAGGTATTGATGCTTTTCCGATAGTTTTAAATACAAAAGATACAGATGAAATTGTAAGAACTATTAAGATGATAGAGCCAATGTTTGGGGGAATAAATCTTGAGGATATTGCAGCACCTCGTTGTTTTGAGATCGAAAAAAGATTAAATCAGGAATTGGATATTCCTGTATTTCATGATGATCAGCATGGAACGGCTATTGTCGTATTAGCAGGATTGATTAATGGTTTAAAACTAGCAAATAAAAGATTGGATGATATAAAAGTAGTGATTAATGGTGCTGGGTCGGCTGGTATAGCTATTACAAGGCTGCTACTAACTGCAGGGGTTAAGGATATTGTTCTTTGCGATAAAAATGGAGCGATATTCGATGGAGCAGAGGGGCTAAATGAAGCACAAAAGAAAATTGCAAAAGTGACTAATCTTAAAAAACAAAAAGGGAATTTAAAAGATATTATGAAAAATAAAGACGTTTTTATAGGTGTTTCAGCACCTAATATTGTAACAAAAGAAATGGTATCATCTATGAATGAAAATGCGATTGTATTTGCTATGGCAAATCCTGTTCCTGAAATTATGCCAGAAGATGCAAAGGAGGCAGGTGCATTTATCGTTGGAACAGGAAGATCGGACTATCCAAATCAAATTAATAATGTATTAGCATTTCCAGGGATCTTTCGAGGGGCACTTGATGCAAGAGCAAAGCAGATTACAGAAAATATGAAGGTGAAAGCTAGTTTTGCTATTGCAAATGTTTTAAATGAAAGTGAATTAAGTGTAGAAAAAATTATTCCAAATCCTTTTAACAAAGAGGTAGCAATAGCAGTAGCTGAAGCTGTTATGAAAGCGGCTAAGGAAGATGGAGTAGCATGTATTTAA
- a CDS encoding PAS domain-containing sensor histidine kinase: MKSLKVKIPILIITLVLFAVIGSTYVTYRIASKQMRRHIINKNTIIANMISDQINQYLSDAKNTVKYVAQNTDVEDMERIKKEINQIYKSYRWLDVMFYMTPDGRITYSVPHNDVIYRRDYVKREYYKHLIKNKETYISKVFISSILNQPHIMIVSPILDEYTGEIRGIIGGGVPLEAIRKIVEKTQKSYDGKIYVVDGAGKVLVSPDHNEMFKEIVLKRNIEIENKVVELEEILKKYSQGVGQYQSDGHSVYVSFSKIENYKGMVMVERNEEYIGKEIKQIQYELIPLIFSIIAIAFFLSISLAYTITEPIEKLVEYVRNISKDIHEGMKGFKVTKNNEIGELELAFCRMSKELSIKIEDLKSSHKREKDTRKYLKNILRSAGSGIFVINDKEQVVIFNRAAEKITGIKNENIVGKYVSELLEGIKLPKAIFDKYSNIHGVIEEEYKIKRIDGVEVPITIMISPIYDDSDKSIGLVCLMKDLTQIKMLEQQLRREDRLKTIGELSSSIIHEIGNPLAGMTNLLEVLKDHVVDESLREELIDAIREEVDMLNNIVINFLEFTRMNNNKKVYINILHIIDSAINILKPEIKYKTIRVIKNFPRQIPFIKVDPSAMRQAFVNILKNSIQAVDMCGIIEIKVQIFEGILMVSIRDNGKGISEQKIDKIFNPFFTTKEDGTGLGLSIVHKIITDNGGTISVKSEVSKYTEFTLSFKGETDENINY, from the coding sequence GTGAAAAGTTTAAAGGTAAAAATACCCATATTGATTATTACTTTGGTTTTATTTGCTGTAATAGGAAGTACTTATGTAACGTATAGGATTGCTAGCAAACAAATGAGACGACATATAATCAATAAAAATACAATTATTGCAAATATGATTTCTGATCAAATCAATCAGTATTTATCAGATGCTAAAAATACGGTGAAATATGTTGCGCAAAATACTGATGTAGAGGATATGGAAAGAATAAAGAAGGAAATTAACCAAATTTATAAAAGCTATAGATGGCTAGATGTAATGTTTTATATGACACCAGATGGAAGAATTACTTATAGTGTTCCTCATAATGATGTTATTTATCGTAGAGATTATGTAAAAAGAGAATATTATAAGCATCTTATTAAGAATAAAGAAACATATATAAGCAAGGTTTTTATAAGCAGTATATTGAATCAGCCTCATATTATGATTGTTTCTCCAATATTAGATGAGTATACAGGAGAAATAAGAGGGATTATCGGTGGAGGTGTTCCTTTAGAAGCTATTCGTAAGATTGTGGAAAAAACACAAAAGTCATATGATGGGAAAATTTATGTAGTTGACGGAGCAGGCAAGGTGTTAGTTAGTCCAGATCATAATGAAATGTTCAAAGAGATTGTATTAAAAAGAAATATTGAAATAGAAAATAAAGTCGTAGAGTTAGAAGAAATATTAAAAAAATATTCACAAGGAGTGGGGCAGTATCAAAGTGATGGACATAGCGTATATGTGTCCTTTAGTAAAATTGAAAATTATAAAGGAATGGTTATGGTCGAACGAAATGAAGAGTATATAGGAAAAGAAATTAAACAAATTCAATATGAACTCATACCATTGATTTTTAGTATTATTGCTATTGCTTTTTTTTTAAGTATATCTTTAGCATATACAATTACAGAACCTATTGAAAAATTAGTAGAGTATGTAAGAAATATTAGTAAGGATATTCATGAAGGTATGAAAGGCTTTAAAGTGACTAAAAATAATGAAATTGGAGAATTAGAGCTTGCTTTTTGTAGGATGAGTAAGGAATTGAGTATAAAAATAGAGGATTTAAAAAGTTCTCATAAAAGAGAAAAGGATACTAGAAAATATTTAAAAAATATATTAAGAAGTGCAGGTAGTGGGATCTTTGTTATTAATGATAAAGAGCAAGTAGTGATTTTTAATAGAGCTGCTGAAAAGATTACAGGGATAAAGAATGAAAATATTGTTGGGAAATATGTAAGCGAATTATTAGAGGGTATAAAATTACCGAAAGCAATTTTTGATAAGTATTCTAATATACATGGGGTGATTGAAGAGGAATATAAAATTAAAAGAATAGATGGTGTAGAGGTTCCGATTACGATAATGATTTCTCCTATATATGATGATTCGGATAAATCTATTGGATTAGTTTGTCTTATGAAAGATCTAACTCAGATTAAGATGCTAGAACAACAATTAAGAAGAGAAGACCGCTTAAAAACTATTGGAGAATTATCCTCATCTATTATACATGAGATAGGTAACCCTCTAGCAGGAATGACAAATCTTTTGGAGGTGTTAAAAGATCATGTGGTGGATGAAAGTTTAAGGGAAGAACTAATTGATGCGATAAGAGAAGAAGTAGATATGCTCAATAATATTGTGATTAATTTTTTAGAGTTTACCCGTATGAATAATAATAAAAAGGTATATATCAATATATTGCATATTATAGATAGTGCCATTAACATTTTAAAACCAGAGATAAAATATAAAACTATAAGAGTGATAAAAAATTTTCCAAGGCAAATCCCTTTTATAAAAGTAGACCCGTCTGCTATGAGACAGGCATTTGTGAATATACTAAAAAACAGTATCCAAGCAGTAGATATGTGTGGAATTATTGAAATAAAAGTGCAAATATTTGAAGGTATATTGATGGTTTCTATAAGAGATAATGGAAAAGGCATAAGTGAGCAAAAGATTGATAAAATCTTTAATCCTTTTTTTACAACGAAAGAAGATGGAACAGGATTGGGGCTTTCTATTGTTCATAAAATTATAACAGATAATGGAGGAACTATTTCTGTAAAGAGTGAAGTTTCAAAGTATACAGAATTTACATTATCCTTTAAGGGGGAGACAGATGAAAATATTAATTATTGA
- a CDS encoding sigma-54-dependent transcriptional regulator, protein MKILIIDDEKSIRLSLRVALSKLGIKILTAASGEEGIKIFDKERPDICIVDIHLPGISGIDVLKYIRKKDKENIVMIITYISEVRLAVEAMKLGANDYFTKPFNIEEIKESINDNIKYIKKAQEISYQEKKQIAKIIGESKAIHEVKCIAQKIGNIPYDTFILIQGESGTGKEIIAKAIHFNGIRKNKPYVALNCAAIPKNLQESELFGYEKGAFSDAKQLKKGLIEEANEGTLFLDEIGDMDILLQAKLLRVLQEKRFRRIGGIKEIEFRANVIAATNKDLLKEIEKGNFREDLYYRLNVVPIYTTPLRERREDIEVLINYFIDQYNVALNKKVRGMTEEAMEICKSYEWKGNVRELKNFIERVMIFQEENLIDVKNLPENIISKHSENKGSLIIGSNLEDIEMQAINIALKENNWNISKTAKHLGISRVTLRRKIEKYSIHK, encoded by the coding sequence ATGAAAATATTAATTATTGATGATGAAAAAAGTATAAGATTGTCTCTACGAGTAGCTTTAAGTAAATTAGGAATAAAAATATTAACAGCAGCTTCTGGTGAAGAAGGAATTAAGATTTTTGATAAAGAAAGACCAGATATATGTATTGTGGATATTCATTTACCAGGAATTAGCGGGATCGATGTATTAAAGTATATAAGAAAAAAGGATAAAGAAAATATTGTCATGATTATTACCTATATTAGTGAGGTAAGGCTTGCTGTTGAAGCTATGAAATTAGGTGCAAATGATTACTTTACAAAACCTTTTAATATAGAAGAAATTAAAGAAAGCATAAACGATAATATAAAATATATCAAAAAGGCACAAGAGATTTCTTATCAGGAAAAGAAGCAAATAGCAAAAATCATTGGAGAAAGTAAGGCAATACATGAGGTGAAATGTATTGCTCAAAAGATAGGGAATATACCTTATGATACGTTTATATTGATTCAAGGAGAGAGTGGAACAGGAAAAGAAATTATTGCAAAAGCAATCCATTTTAATGGAATAAGAAAAAATAAACCTTATGTTGCGTTGAATTGTGCTGCAATTCCTAAAAATCTGCAAGAAAGTGAATTGTTTGGATATGAAAAAGGTGCATTTTCTGATGCAAAACAGCTTAAGAAGGGACTTATAGAAGAAGCAAATGAGGGGACCTTGTTTTTAGATGAAATTGGAGATATGGATATACTCCTTCAAGCAAAGCTTTTAAGGGTGCTGCAGGAAAAAAGATTTCGCCGTATAGGAGGAATAAAAGAAATTGAATTTCGTGCAAATGTTATTGCAGCGACAAATAAAGATTTATTAAAAGAAATAGAAAAAGGAAATTTTAGAGAAGATTTGTACTATAGATTGAATGTAGTTCCAATATACACAACGCCTTTAAGAGAAAGAAGGGAGGATATAGAAGTATTAATAAATTATTTTATTGATCAATATAATGTGGCTTTAAATAAGAAGGTACGGGGAATGACAGAAGAAGCTATGGAAATTTGTAAAAGCTATGAATGGAAGGGAAATGTAAGAGAATTAAAGAATTTTATAGAAAGGGTGATGATTTTTCAAGAAGAAAATTTAATCGATGTGAAAAATTTACCTGAAAATATCATAAGCAAGCACAGTGAAAATAAAGGTAGTCTTATAATAGGTAGCAATCTTGAAGATATTGAGATGCAGGCTATTAATATAGCGTTAAAAGAAAATAACTGGAATATTTCAAAAACAGCCAAACATTTAGGGATTTCTCGTGTAACATTGAGAAGAAAAATAGAAAAATACAGTATTCATAAATAA
- a CDS encoding acetyl-CoA hydrolase/transferase family protein: MLGNRIRREDLKGKIVSAEEAAMLIKDGMTIATSGFTPSGYPKAVPLALAKRAEEGEEIGVTIITGASVGDELDGALTRSGVMKRRFPYQTNKYSRDAINKGKLMYQDMHLSHVPQFVDYGFFGKIDIAIVEGLAITEEGGIIPTTSVGVAPHAVKNAEKVIVEINTSQPMALEGVHDIYIPERPPYRKPIPITHPKDRIGTSYIPCDPEKIAAIVITDIADKVRPLGAIDENSKKISGYIIDFLEHEVKMGRLPKDLLPLQSGVGSVANAVLGGLVESKFENLTCYTEVIQDAMFDLIDAGKVTVASGTSFTPSEEGLKRLLDNIDHYAKHCILRPMEISNNPEVIRRLGVIAMNTAIEVDIYGHVNSTNIMGSRMMNGIGGSGDFTRNAYLSIFTTVSTAKNGDVSSIVPMVSHVDHTEHDVCVVVTEQGLADLRGTSPRERARKIIKNCAHPDYRDILMDYLKRAEKGRFMHEPHMMGEALSWHERFLQTGSMTIK; this comes from the coding sequence ATGTTAGGAAACAGAATTAGAAGAGAGGATTTAAAAGGGAAAATAGTATCTGCAGAAGAAGCAGCTATGCTGATTAAAGATGGAATGACTATAGCTACAAGTGGTTTTACTCCTTCTGGATATCCTAAAGCAGTACCATTAGCTCTTGCTAAAAGGGCTGAAGAAGGAGAAGAAATAGGAGTAACTATTATTACAGGAGCCTCTGTAGGAGATGAATTAGACGGTGCATTAACAAGAAGCGGTGTAATGAAAAGAAGATTTCCATATCAGACAAATAAATATTCAAGAGATGCTATAAATAAAGGGAAATTAATGTATCAAGACATGCATTTAAGCCATGTTCCACAATTTGTAGATTATGGATTCTTTGGTAAAATAGATATAGCAATTGTTGAGGGATTAGCTATAACTGAGGAAGGTGGTATTATTCCTACTACTTCTGTTGGAGTTGCACCTCATGCTGTAAAAAATGCTGAAAAAGTTATTGTTGAAATTAATACAAGTCAACCAATGGCTCTAGAAGGAGTACATGATATATATATTCCAGAAAGGCCACCATACAGAAAACCTATCCCGATCACCCATCCTAAAGATAGAATTGGTACTTCTTATATTCCTTGTGATCCAGAAAAAATTGCAGCAATTGTTATAACAGATATAGCAGATAAAGTGAGACCATTAGGAGCGATTGATGAAAATTCAAAAAAGATATCAGGCTATATAATTGATTTTTTAGAGCATGAAGTAAAAATGGGAAGACTTCCTAAAGATTTATTACCATTGCAATCTGGAGTTGGTTCTGTTGCTAATGCGGTTTTAGGAGGACTTGTTGAGTCTAAGTTTGAAAATCTTACTTGTTATACAGAAGTGATTCAAGACGCTATGTTTGATCTTATTGATGCTGGAAAAGTAACTGTTGCTTCTGGAACGTCATTTACACCATCAGAGGAAGGCTTAAAAAGACTTCTAGATAATATAGATCACTATGCAAAGCATTGTATTTTAAGACCAATGGAAATTAGTAATAATCCTGAAGTGATAAGAAGACTTGGTGTGATTGCTATGAATACAGCAATAGAAGTAGATATTTATGGGCATGTAAATTCAACAAATATAATGGGATCTCGTATGATGAATGGTATAGGGGGATCTGGAGATTTTACAAGAAATGCATATTTATCTATCTTTACAACTGTATCTACAGCAAAAAATGGAGATGTTTCTTCTATTGTGCCTATGGTATCTCATGTAGATCATACAGAGCATGACGTATGTGTTGTGGTAACGGAACAGGGACTTGCTGACTTGAGGGGAACTTCACCAAGAGAAAGAGCAAGAAAGATTATAAAAAATTGTGCACATCCTGATTATAGAGATATTCTTATGGATTATCTAAAAAGAGCTGAAAAAGGAAGGTTTATGCATGAGCCGCATATGATGGGTGAAGCATTATCATGGCATGAAAGATTTTTGCAGACAGGAAGTATGACAATAAAATAA
- a CDS encoding acyl-CoA mutase large subunit family protein has product MFEKEKLAKVKESLNAYEAKVAETIQKRPERKEVFESGSGSVVNRLYTPLDIEDFDYERDLGMPGSFPYTRGVQPTMYRGRFWTMRMYAGFATAEESNKRYKYLIEQGSMGLSVAFDLPTQIGYDSDHPLSEGEVGKVGVAIDSLADMEILFDGIPLDKVSTSMTINAPASVLLAMYIAVAEKQGVTPDKLRGTIQNDILKEYIARGTYIFPTEASMRLITNIFEYCSKNVPLWNTISISGYHIREAGSTAAQEVGFTLADGIAYVEAAIKAGLDVDTFAPRLSFFFNAHNDILEEVAKYRAARRLWARIMKERFGAKKPKSMALKFHTQTGGSTLTAQQPENNIVRVAIQTLAAVLGGTQSLHTNSKDEALALPTEDSVRVALRTQQIVAYESGVADTVDPLAGSYYIEAKTKEIEEEAMKYIKKIDEMGGAPKAIDNGYIQQEIMDAAYNYQKDIETGKRIIVGMNKFQIEEEAPKGLLKVDPSVGELQKKKIQELKAKRDNELVKERLEALRGACQTDENLMPYILDAVRAYATLGEICGVMREVFGEYQQSVQL; this is encoded by the coding sequence ATGTTTGAAAAAGAGAAACTAGCCAAAGTAAAAGAAAGTTTAAATGCTTATGAAGCAAAGGTAGCAGAAACTATACAAAAAAGACCTGAAAGAAAAGAAGTATTTGAAAGTGGTTCAGGGTCAGTTGTAAATAGACTCTATACCCCTCTTGATATTGAAGATTTTGATTATGAAAGAGATTTAGGAATGCCAGGGAGCTTCCCTTATACTAGAGGGGTACAGCCTACTATGTATAGAGGAAGATTTTGGACAATGCGTATGTATGCAGGATTTGCTACTGCAGAAGAGTCTAATAAACGTTATAAATATTTAATTGAGCAAGGATCAATGGGACTTTCTGTTGCATTTGACCTTCCAACGCAAATTGGGTATGATTCAGATCATCCATTATCAGAAGGAGAAGTTGGAAAAGTTGGAGTTGCAATAGATTCTTTAGCAGATATGGAAATTTTGTTTGATGGGATTCCACTAGATAAAGTTTCAACTTCTATGACCATCAATGCACCAGCATCAGTGCTTTTAGCTATGTATATAGCTGTGGCAGAAAAACAAGGTGTAACACCTGATAAACTAAGAGGTACAATCCAAAATGATATATTAAAAGAATATATAGCTCGTGGAACGTATATCTTCCCAACAGAAGCTTCAATGCGTTTAATTACAAATATATTTGAATACTGCTCTAAGAATGTTCCATTATGGAATACGATTTCAATTTCTGGATATCACATCAGAGAAGCTGGTTCAACTGCTGCTCAAGAGGTTGGATTTACACTTGCAGATGGTATTGCTTACGTAGAAGCTGCAATAAAAGCAGGGCTTGATGTAGATACATTTGCACCGAGACTTTCTTTCTTCTTTAATGCACATAATGATATTTTGGAAGAGGTTGCTAAATATAGAGCAGCAAGAAGACTATGGGCAAGAATAATGAAAGAAAGATTTGGAGCGAAGAAGCCTAAATCAATGGCACTTAAATTCCATACACAAACAGGTGGTTCTACACTTACTGCACAACAGCCAGAAAACAATATTGTTCGTGTTGCTATTCAAACACTTGCGGCAGTTTTAGGTGGAACTCAATCACTACACACAAATTCTAAAGACGAAGCATTGGCGCTTCCTACAGAAGACTCTGTAAGAGTTGCACTTAGAACACAACAAATTGTAGCTTATGAGAGTGGTGTTGCTGATACAGTAGATCCATTAGCAGGTTCATATTATATTGAAGCAAAAACAAAAGAAATAGAAGAAGAAGCGATGAAATATATTAAGAAAATTGATGAAATGGGTGGCGCACCAAAAGCTATTGACAATGGATATATTCAACAAGAAATTATGGATGCAGCATATAACTATCAAAAGGATATTGAGACTGGAAAGAGAATTATTGTTGGTATGAATAAATTCCAAATCGAAGAGGAAGCACCTAAAGGATTATTAAAAGTAGATCCTTCTGTTGGAGAATTACAAAAGAAAAAGATTCAAGAACTAAAAGCGAAAAGAGATAATGAATTAGTAAAAGAAAGACTAGAAGCTTTAAGAGGCGCTTGTCAAACTGATGAAAACTTAATGCCATATATTTTAGATGCTGTAAGAGCGTATGCTACTTTAGGAGAAATATGTGGTGTAATGAGAGAAGTTTTTGGAGAATATCAACAGAGCGTACAATTATAA
- a CDS encoding cobalamin B12-binding domain-containing protein: MDRPIRVLVAKPGLDGHDRGAKVIARALRDAGMEVIYTGLRQTPEQIVNAAIQEDVDCIAMSILSGAHNTLLPNVVELLKAENVDDILVIGGGVIPDDDIPFLKEKGIEAVFTPGTPTSVTIDYIKNNIKRK; the protein is encoded by the coding sequence ATGGATAGACCTATTAGAGTATTAGTTGCAAAGCCAGGACTTGATGGACATGATAGAGGAGCAAAGGTAATTGCAAGAGCGTTAAGAGATGCAGGGATGGAAGTTATTTATACTGGATTAAGACAAACACCAGAGCAAATTGTTAATGCTGCTATTCAAGAGGACGTAGATTGTATTGCGATGAGTATTTTATCTGGAGCACACAATACATTACTTCCAAATGTTGTAGAGCTTCTTAAGGCAGAAAATGTAGATGATATTTTAGTAATTGGTGGAGGCGTTATTCCTGATGATGATATACCTTTCTTAAAAGAAAAAGGTATAGAAGCAGTATTTACCCCTGGAACACCAACTTCAGTAACGATAGATTATATCAAAAATAATATTAAAAGAAAATAA
- the meaB gene encoding methylmalonyl Co-A mutase-associated GTPase MeaB yields the protein MDLAERLLKGEKRAVARLITMAENHDSEAIEILKKLYKKTGNAHVIGITGPPGAGKSTLTDKLVKALRKEGKRVGIIAVDPTSPFTGGSILGDRVRMNELSMDSGVFIRSMGTRGHLGGLSKATAAAVKILDIYGAEYIFIETVGVGQSEVDIAKNADTTLMVMVPGLGDDIQAIKAGIMEIGDVFAVNKADRDGAKRTATEIEMMLDFNKSDWRPPVQKVIAVENKGIDELLAHIKEHMNHLRETGKLEKKRTENSKLEIVDLIQQKLMNMILDQSSKEEMVNQLAKDVALRKSDPYSAAEIVLEKIKKA from the coding sequence ATGGATTTAGCAGAGAGATTATTAAAAGGAGAAAAAAGAGCTGTTGCACGATTGATTACAATGGCAGAAAATCATGACAGCGAGGCTATTGAAATATTAAAAAAACTATATAAAAAAACTGGTAATGCACATGTTATAGGGATTACAGGACCTCCGGGAGCAGGTAAAAGTACATTGACAGATAAACTTGTAAAAGCGTTAAGAAAAGAAGGAAAAAGGGTTGGGATTATTGCTGTTGATCCTACGAGTCCTTTTACAGGAGGTTCAATATTAGGGGATCGAGTTAGAATGAATGAACTAAGTATGGATTCAGGTGTTTTCATAAGAAGCATGGGAACAAGAGGGCATTTAGGAGGATTGTCTAAGGCTACAGCTGCTGCTGTTAAGATTTTAGATATATATGGTGCGGAATATATATTCATTGAAACAGTAGGGGTAGGACAGTCTGAAGTAGATATTGCAAAAAATGCAGATACAACGCTTATGGTAATGGTACCGGGTCTTGGAGATGACATTCAGGCAATCAAAGCAGGGATTATGGAAATAGGAGATGTATTTGCAGTAAATAAAGCAGATCGAGACGGTGCAAAAAGAACTGCAACAGAAATTGAAATGATGCTAGATTTCAATAAATCTGACTGGAGACCGCCTGTACAAAAGGTAATTGCTGTCGAAAATAAAGGGATAGATGAATTATTGGCACACATTAAAGAGCATATGAATCATTTAAGAGAAACAGGAAAGCTAGAAAAGAAAAGAACAGAAAACAGCAAGCTAGAGATTGTAGATCTGATTCAGCAGAAATTGATGAATATGATATTAGATCAATCAAGTAAAGAGGAAATGGTAAACCAATTAGCAAAAGATGTTGCTTTAAGAAAATCTGACCCATATTCTGCGGCAGAAATTGTACTGGAAAAAATCAAGAAAGCATAG
- the mce gene encoding methylmalonyl-CoA epimerase translates to MKVLKVDHIGVAVKNLEESLKFYQEILGLELQGTEIVEEQKVKVAFLPVGDSEIELLESTDPDGPIAKFIEKKGAGLQHIALRVPNIEEAIKELKEKGVRMIDEKPRYGAGGAKIAFCHPKSTNGVLLELSERK, encoded by the coding sequence ATGAAAGTATTAAAAGTTGACCATATTGGTGTTGCTGTAAAAAATCTTGAAGAGAGTTTAAAATTTTATCAAGAAATATTAGGACTTGAATTACAAGGAACGGAAATAGTGGAAGAACAAAAAGTAAAAGTAGCATTTTTGCCTGTTGGAGACAGTGAAATAGAATTATTAGAATCTACTGATCCAGATGGTCCTATTGCAAAATTTATTGAGAAAAAAGGAGCAGGACTTCAACATATTGCACTAAGAGTGCCAAATATTGAAGAAGCAATCAAAGAATTAAAAGAAAAAGGTGTTAGAATGATTGATGAAAAACCAAGATATGGTGCTGGTGGTGCAAAAATTGCATTTTGTCATCCAAAGAGTACAAATGGTGTATTGTTAGAACTAAGTGAAAGAAAATAG